TGGTACCGGGGTTAAAGTGAACATATTCACATTTCATGtagctggcacttaaagggtaactattgcgaaaatgaaaatggaatacaagcttcatcatactgaaataagaaactttctaaatacattcaattaaatattctgtactgtttctgaaataatcaagtttatcttcactatttctctctcagcatctttttctctccattctctcttcatgcagcagttgggtgtcagatattcattgacagttagatccaatatatcttataggggggttccttttgcctagaagatgtattagagttcactctattaaaatcaccagacatcatgtctctctacatgcaggatttgtgcaaaaggcagttattttgttagattttgtttgtactggaatcagttatttgagtgagctctaagcttatttcattatgatgaagctaatataacattttcatttttgcaatagttaccctttaaagggattctatcatgatttttatggtgcagtttttatttataaattacacagtttacactggaaataattcattctacaataaaaatttaattcctgaaccagcaagtgtatttttttaatttatactatTGGTGtttaggcgccatctcaggtcattttgcctggtcatgtgctttcagaaagagccagcactttaggatggaactgctttctggcaggctgttgtttctcctactcaatgtaattaaaggagttacagtgggacctggattttactattgagtgctgttcttagttctactaggcagctgttatctggttaccttcccattgttgtgatGGACTGCTGGGGTTGGGGGAAGAGaaggggggggatatcactccaacttgcagcacagaagtaaagagtgactaaagtttatcagagcacaagacacatgactaggggcacctgggaaactgacaatatgtctagctcatgacagatttcaaaattaaatataaaaaaatccatttgctcttttgaaagatgAATTTCCGTGCAGAAGTGTGAGCAGCACTATGAaataatttgttttgaaaaaatattttcccatgacagtatcccttaacgGTTAACATGAGGCTGGCACAGTGAAAGCATATGCATGTGAATGTGCTCTGCAAGCAGTAAGTGGGACTGACTACCAGCAATCAATGAGTAATAATGACTGACAAGCTCAGTTTTGTAATGTTACAGCTATGAGAAGGGGAACTACAGGGAATTTCTTGCTTTTAGATGTCATTGAGATGTATTTGTTCTCTGGACAAAACTAAAGatatagacaaaaataaatattaaggcATTAATCTGTGATACTGGAAATATACAATTCCCGACTGATGGCTTGAGAccatatacatttacttgatatGTAGAAGACAAGGGGTTTGCTGTGCAGGACACAATGGATGGTTTTGATTGGTTGAGTTATTGCTTATGTGGTCATAGTGGAGCATGATGCCAACATTAACaggagaaataaataaatatatatatgtatatatatatgtataaaaacatccctgggggtgccaaataagtgctgtgatttgctattggtaccccctatgtgggctggcagcctaaatgaggctctgtttggcagtacccctgaTTTTATGCAAGTATCTGTCCTCTCAAGTCTTATAGAGGGGTCTGGGGTGTCATAAATGATCGTAAAGGTCATAAGAAATTACTCTGTTGGTTCATTAGAGTCATAGTGGTTCCTCAGCATAGGTCCTGTGAGTAGGGCACAAGCAGCCATAAAAGTCAACCTTTTGGTATTGTCACTGTAGCATTGGCTCTGGAACAGACCTCAAGAATGATCCATCTGCTGGAGAATGAGCAGCTGAGGATAGACAACATACAGTAGTAGTTTAGCCTTTTATCTAGTTAGTCCTGGTATAAATGCGACAGACATTGGGGATCCCTCCtctaaactgagatacagaccagagataagtcctattgtataaatgggatatacaccggtgatccctcctataaactgagatacagaccagagataagtcctattgtataaatgggatatacaccagggatccctcctataaactgagatacagaccagaaaAAAGCcatattgtataaatgggatatacaccgggAATCTAAGATATATAAACTAAGATACAGACCAAAGTCCTGTAGTATAAATGGGAAATACACCGGGGGTTCACCCTACAAACTAAGATACAGAAGAGCCATACTATATAAAGAGCAGGGGAAACCTATCATGTATAACTAGAGGCAGGGCTGTATATTATGAAGTACAGAGTGTGgtgtatattttgcaacaggtttAGCAATATTAAGTGCTGCAGACTCACCCTGGTCCATCTTCCATTCTGTAGGGCGCTGGGGAGAAATGATCACTGGGCCTGAAGGAACATCAGGAAGGTCAATAATCATCTCTTCATTTTGGAGAATGTCATTGAGTTCTCTCTCCAAATCATCAGAGTCAACATCTGAAACAAGAAGCAGTAGAGTAGGAGTGAAATCCTTAGCAGACAGAGATAAAGATACATCAAATAAAAGTACATATCTTACCTGCGTCGGTGACTGAGGACAGTGTCTGACTGAGGTCATCCTGGAGATCACAATACTGTTACAGCCACAAGAAGGCTGATTGGTCAGAGACAAAGAAGGCATGctgggaatagggttgccacctcacccctttaaaagatatgggggcaaattcactaagatgcgaagttgcgccaggcgcaacttcgccgcacttcgccaggcgtagtttcgccagggctctgcaaattcactaaaatccgaagttgcgcacaggggtagcgtaaggttgcgaagttgcgctagcgttgattcgctatataaagcgaagttgcgctagtgaaggctaatttgcatacggcgcgaaattcaaatttcaatggaggaacacgtatctgcactacaaatgcctagaaaaccttcaaatcagcaaataaaaattttattttgccctacacatgtgcccactgtctaggtaagttgccatgagtcaggaaatgtaggggggaggaaggggagccccaaaaaattttcgatctttttcagcctatcacccatcatgtagaaagcacgccagcgttttttgggacttagaaaaaaaaaatgacttttttttaaacaatccatatctactctattgcgcttcgccaggtctgagatggcgaaggaagtctagcgtaaaaggtagcgttcactacactgcgcaagttagtgaatttgcgtagtttcgtcgctagcgaagattcgcctggcgtaaggttgcgaagtaacactaacgaAACTACgacagcgttcgttagtgaatttgcgcagtagcgaaaatgccaaacgctagcgaattaacgctagcgttcggtgcttcgcgccttagtgaatttgccccatggaatcCACAGcgtgcatggctaattagcaatttatttagaggcatgatgcatggctgcacataaaatcagttcagtctgcagcatgaatctaaatgaattgctaattagccatgcaggttgTGGGTTCCATATGTTTTAAAGAGGTGAGGTGGCAATCCTAGCTGGGAGGTATTACAGTATAATGATGTCTTCATACAAAAGGCACAGACAATTCCCCTTTTAGCCTTAGCCATTATTACCTCTTGAATCTGATCCACAATACTTTCTGCCTTCTCCAAAGTGACATCTTTTAGGGCCTGTTTAAGAGCAGAGACTCCCATCTGGTACGCAGAGACAACCTAAGGCCGTAAACATATCGCTATCATTAGCCCAGTTTGTTAATACAAGTCACTTCTTGTGGGTTTCTTGCTCTTTCAGTGCTAAATGCCATCACCTTGCGGTCTGTTTTGGCAGCCGATATCCTCTCCAAGATTCCCTGTATGTTGTCCTGCTTGTTCTGCAGCTCCGTAATGCGACGCTCCACTAGCTTTCTCTTCTGCAAACAACGCAGAGCCTGGGAATAATATTAAGGGCAGACAAACAAGCAcccatttaatgaaatataattactAGCAGATCTTGTAACCAACCATTGTCAGCAGCAGGACATTAGTTGTACTTCCAGGTTTGACAACCATGTAGGCAAACGAAGCACAACAAGATGCAAAGGTGGAGAGACTAGAGGCagatcttaaaggataagtaaacctcaaaagtaagtgaatttaaaatgtgttatgagtgctattctaagaacttttgcagtgtatattcattatttattttatttttcattccaagattttaaaggatacatgtactgttattatgaatgaattttgttacaacagcgactGATGTTCTTTTGGTTATTAAAGATATGATAAAGGTTTCTAATTtcttaaccagaagaacatcagagcagcctccttCTTtcgcctgacaacttccttgactacttggtggtca
Above is a genomic segment from Xenopus laevis strain J_2021 chromosome 3L, Xenopus_laevis_v10.1, whole genome shotgun sequence containing:
- the LOC121401602 gene encoding charged multivesicular body protein 7-like is translated as MGVSALKQALKDVTLEKAESIVDQIQEYCDLQDDLSQTLSSVTDADVDSDDLERELNDILQNEEMIIDLPDVPSGPVIISPQRPTEWKMDQAAHSPADGSFLRSRNHAEHCQSGTVSS